The Streptomyces sp. NBC_00659 genomic interval GCCAGCACCGACTCGTCCGCCTCCTTGGCCTGGAGCAGCAGCGGATCCGAGCCGTCCCGGCCGAGCAGGAGGATGATCCAGCACCGGGTGCCCACGCTGCCGACCCCGACCACCTTGCGGGCCACGTCGGCGAACCGGTACTGATCCAGCAGGAACCGCCGGTCCGAGTTCAGACTCCGGCCGTAGCGCCCGATCAGCCCGCGGAGTTGCTTCTCCAGGGCGCCGCGCTCCATGTCGGGAAGCAGATCCTGCAGCGGTACGACGAGCGGCGGGTCCGCGGCGATCAGGGCCTGGCCGTCGACCATGTGCGTGAGCTTGTTGAACGCCTGGAGGCTGTCCCGGCTGCGCGCCTTGTCGGTCGTCCTCTTCCAGCGGTCGCGGCTCCGCGCGCTCAGATCCCCGGCGATATGGGTGCGTACCCAGTCCTCGTCGAAATGCGTGTACCACACGGGGAGATTGCCGAGCCCGGCGAAGCGTCTCATCCACTCGCGGTACGACCGCACCGTCGTACGGACGATGTCGGCGCGCTCCTTGCCGCTGAAGCCGTTCGCCCGGCCCGCGATGACGAAGCTGGCGGACAGCCGCTTGACGTCCCACTCCCAGGGGCCGGGCAGCGTCTCGTCGAAGTCGTTGATGTCGAACATCATGCGCCGCTCCGGGGAGGCCAGCAGCCCGAAGTTCAACAGATGCGCGTCACCGCACAGTTGTGCCCTGATCCCGGACCGGGGTGTGCCGGCGAGGTCCGCGGCCATGACGGCGGCGGCCCCGCGGTAGAAACGGAACGGCGACTCGGTCATCCTGCCGTAGCGGATCGGCACGAGCTCGGGCACCCGGGTCGCGGACTGCGCCTCCACGATGTCCACCGGGCCGGGCCGCTTCGGCGCCGGGGCGAAGTCGGAGTGACTGGAGCGCGGCACGGCGGACCGGGCGGCCTTGCCGAGCGCGGCGCGCTCCGCCGGGGTGTGGTGCGGGGGATGGCTGCCGGCCGGGTGCTTGGGGGTCATCGCAGACGCTCCGCGAGGTGGTACACCGAAGCGCGCGGCGCCGGTGCGGGCGGTGGCGGTTCGGCGGGGGATGCACCGCGCCGATACCCGGGAGGAAGGCTCTGGTCGAGGAAGTGCGGAGGGCGGGCGACGCGCGGCTCGCCGACCACAGGCTTCGGCGGCGTACGGGCGGTCGCCGGCATGCGGGTCGTGGTGGGAGGGGCCCGGTCCGGTCACCAAGGTAGCTCCGGGCCATGTGTCCGGCGAGTTGGGCCGATCGGGCGAGCGCGGGCCGGGAGGCCGCGACGGGATGCCGTGCGGGCCGGGCACAGAGCCAGCGCCGCCCCGCTGCACGGGGAGGGCGCCGTCGGGCCGTACGGGGAGGGTGCCGGAGTTCGCCGTGGCGGGCGTGACACCGGATTTGTGGACGTGCGCGGGGGAGGTGACCATGAGGGCATGCGCGCTACCGCGGCTCCGGGCCACGCGAGACCACGCGGGGTCGGCCATGGTCCTTGACCTGCTGCTCATCGGTCTGGCGATCGCCCTGGACCCGCTGCCGGTCACGGGATTCGTGCTGGTGCTGTCGTCGCGCAAGGGGATCTGGAAAGGCCTCGCCTTCATCCTGACCTGGCTGGCCTCCTTCGTCGCCATCATCGCCGCCGTGCTGGCCATGACCGGCGGCGAGCCGCCGCCCCCGAGATCCGCGCCGTCCACGGCGGCGCTGGCCGCCAAGCTGGCCATCGGTGTCGGACTCGTCCTCTACGCGGAACGCACCCGGCGCAACATCGGCAAGCGGCCGAAGTCCTCCGGTTTCATGGCGCGGACCGAACAGATCTCCTCCTGGACGGCGGCCGGGCTCGCGCTGCTGCTCCAGCCGTGGGGGATGGTCGCGGCCGGCGCCGCCACCGTCGTGGACGCCCAGCTCGGTCACGCCGCGTCGTACGCGGCCCTGATGGGCTACGTCCTGCTGGCCACTTCCAGCCTTCTGACGATGGAG includes:
- a CDS encoding DUF2252 domain-containing protein, encoding MTPKHPAGSHPPHHTPAERAALGKAARSAVPRSSHSDFAPAPKRPGPVDIVEAQSATRVPELVPIRYGRMTESPFRFYRGAAAVMAADLAGTPRSGIRAQLCGDAHLLNFGLLASPERRMMFDINDFDETLPGPWEWDVKRLSASFVIAGRANGFSGKERADIVRTTVRSYREWMRRFAGLGNLPVWYTHFDEDWVRTHIAGDLSARSRDRWKRTTDKARSRDSLQAFNKLTHMVDGQALIAADPPLVVPLQDLLPDMERGALEKQLRGLIGRYGRSLNSDRRFLLDQYRFADVARKVVGVGSVGTRCWIILLLGRDGSDPLLLQAKEADESVLAPYAGASEYRTQGERVVAGQRLMQATSDIFLGWERADGIDGRRRDFYVRQLRDWKGIAEPELMVPSGMRAFGELCGATLARAHARSGDRIAIASYLGGGDVFDRALVPFAEAYADQNEKDHRALVDAVRSGRVKAEAA
- a CDS encoding GAP family protein, which produces MVLDLLLIGLAIALDPLPVTGFVLVLSSRKGIWKGLAFILTWLASFVAIIAAVLAMTGGEPPPPRSAPSTAALAAKLAIGVGLVLYAERTRRNIGKRPKSSGFMARTEQISSWTAAGLALLLQPWGMVAAGAATVVDAQLGHAASYAALMGYVLLATSSLLTMELYATFAPRTAHVRLGKLRAWMERHQDKALVSLFLFLGLWLVGKSIYQLTA